In the genome of Pelodiscus sinensis isolate JC-2024 chromosome 3, ASM4963464v1, whole genome shotgun sequence, one region contains:
- the LOC142827776 gene encoding uncharacterized protein LOC142827776, translated as MLRRFVLEDPRGWDLMLPSLMFAVREVPQASTGFSPFELLYGRRCRGILDLLKEGWENQASTGRGTVQYITQLREKLSRLGEYARRNLEDAQHRQARYYDANARRREFQPGDRVMLLLPTKESKLLAQWQGPFEVIKKVGEVDYEIRLSGRRQGTQLFHVNLLKKWVPRDTLLIAPPSEEEDLGPWGGTETGPVEASLNPKLTPAQQGQLRGLLHQYQETLTSRPGRTTMGVHQIVTEVGRTVREPLRPLPRKAWDTVRREIQLMRQWGVIEESVSEWRSPIVLVPKADGSTRFCIDFRKVNAISRFDAYPMPRVDELLERLGQAVYISTLDLSKGYWQIPLDPQAQEKTAFSTPFGLFQFRTMPFGLHGAAATFQRVMDRVLAPYAEFTAAYIDDIVIYSRTWEEHLGHLRTMPPRWDLAPY; from the exons ATGCTGCGACGATTCGTGCTGGAGGACCCCCGGGGGTGGGATTTGATGTTACCTAGCCTTATGTTTGCAGTGCGAGAGGTCCCGCAAGCCTCCACGGGTTTCTCCCCCTTTGAGCTGCTGTACGGCCGCCGGTGCCGTGGGATTCTGGACCTCCTGAAGGAAGGATGGGAGAACCAGGCTTCTACCGGACGAGGGACAGTGCAGTACATTACGCAGCTCCGGGAGAAGCTGAGCCGGCTGGGGGAGTACGCCCGACGGAACCTGGAAGACGCCCAACATCGCCAAGCCAGGTACTACGACGCTAACGCGCGACGTCGGGAGTTCCAACCGGGTGACCGGGTTATGCTACTCTTACCCACAAAAGAGTCGAAGCTCCTGGCGCAATGGCAAGGCCCCTTTGAGGTTATCAAGAAAGTGGGGGAGGTCGATTACGAGATCAGACTGTCGGGCCGGCGCCAGGGGACCCAACTCTTTCACGTTAATCTATTGAAGAAATGGGTACCCCGTGACACCCTGCTGATCGCACCCCCGTCCGAGGAGGAGGACCTGGGACCATGGGGAGGAACCGAGACGGGGCCCGTAGAGGCTAGCCTGAACCCCAAACTGACTCCTGCCCAGCAGGGGCAACTGCGGGGCCTCCTCCACCAATACCAGGAGACACTCACGTCGCGCCCGGGCCGAACCACGATGGGGGTCCATCAGATCGTCACAGAGGTAGGCCGAACCGTGCGGGAAcctctgcgccccctcccccgaaaaGCGTGGGACACCGTGAGGCGGGAAATTCAGTTAATGCGGCAATGGGGGGTTATAGAGGAATCGGTGAGCGAGTGGCGCAGCCCCATCGTACTAGTCCCCAAGGCGGACGGTTCCACACGCTTCTGCATAGACTTCCGGAAGGTCAACGCTATATCCCGGTTCGACGCTTACCCCATGCCAAGGGTGGACGAACTATTGGAACGGCTGGGACAAGCGGTCTACATATCGACATTGGACTTGTCTAAGGGGTATTGGCAAATTCCGTTAGACCCCCAGGCCCAAGAGAAGACCGCCTTTTCGACTCCGTTCGGCTTGTTCCAGTTCCGGACGATGCCGTTCGGACTCCACGGGGCAGCGGCGACCTTCCAAAGAGTGATGGACCGGGTGTTGGCCCCCTACGCCGAGTTCACCGCCGCCTACATCGACGATATCGTCATCTATAGCCGGACATGGGAAGAGCACCTGGGACATTTACGAACG ATGCCTCCGAGGTGGGACTTGGCGCCGTATTGA